Below is a window of Planctomycetes bacterium MalM25 DNA.
GCGGCGGGGGTTTCTCTGGCAGCCATGTTGAGCGCGTTATCGGTCCCCATTTCGTGGTGGTTCGCGCGCGAGGAGGTGGCGGCCATTATCGTGGCGCTGTCACTCCCGTTTGTTCTGGCGGGGATGACGATCCAGCACCAAGCGCTGCTGCGTCGCAACATGCGATTCGGCGAGTTGGCGATGATCCGTATCGGCGGGGTGCTGCTATCGCAGAGCGTCACGATCGGTTGCGCCTACGCCTGGCGCAGCTACTGGGCCTTGGTGGTCGGTCAGATCACGTTGGCCGCCTTCTCGATGCTCGCCACGTGGTGCTTCTGTCGGTGGCGGCCGGGTCTACCAGCACGCGGCGCAGGGACGCGGTCGTTGGTCGAGTTCGGCGCGAACCTGACGCTCGCCAAGTTCATCAACTACCTCACACGCACCGCCGACCGCGCGCTGATCGGATCGTTCATCGACGCCGCGACGCTCGGCTTCTACGACCGCGCCTTCAAGTGCCTGCTCTTCCCGGTCCAGAACATCAACGGCCCGAGCACCTCGGTCATGGTGCCTGCGCTCAGCCGCCTCAAGGAGCAGCCCGAGCGATACAGCAAGGCCTACCTAACCGCGCTCACGGCGTTGGCGACCGTCGTGACGCCGTTGGTGACCGTCGCGGCGATCGATTCGGAGCGGCTCATCCCCCTGATCCTGGGCGACCTGTGGCGCCCGTCGATCCCGATCTTCCAGGCGCTGATCCCCGCGGCCTACCTGGCGGTTTTCAGTTCGGTCTTCTCGTGGATCTACGTCTCTCAGGGGCGGGGAGTCGATCAAGTCCGCTGGCAGATCATCAACGGGGTGGCGACTCTCGCGGGGGTTGTCTGCGGGCTCCGGTGGGGCGCTGTGGGCGTCGCTTGGGGCTTCTCAGCCAGCCGTCTGATCGTGATGCCGATCGGTTTCTGGCTCAGCTTTCGTGGGGCGCCGATGACGATCCCCGAGTTGCTCCAAGCAATCCGCCCCGTGGCCCTCAGCGCTCTGACCGCGGCCGGCGCCGGTTTGAACGCCAAGGCCTGGGCGCCCGAACGGTTCGCCTTGTCTTCGTGGGGATCGACGCTGATGCTCGCGGCGCTAACCGTCGGCGTCTTCCTCGCCACCGCGCAAGCCTTGGGTTTGCCCAAGAGGGTCCTCACCGTCCTCCGCCGAAAGTGAAACGCCTAGGCGTTCCCTTCTTTCCACGAGTCGAGGTCGCGGCCGATCAGCTTCGAGAGCCGGTCGATCTCGGGAACGAACTCCTCCGTGAGGCGGCGGCGTGTTTCGGGAGCCATCTTCGTGCGGGCGTCGACTTGCTCGCCCGAGAACCGGACCATCAGGTCGCTGATCGCCGTTCCCACCGACACCGGCAAGCTGCGAATGCACCGATCGAGCCAAGCGTGCTTCTTCATCAGGGCCCGCACCCGAAAGTTCCGCAGCCGCTTCGTCTCGCCCGCGTTGCGGGCGCTCAGATCGACTCCGTCGGATTCGGGCAGCCCGAGGAAGCGGAGCACCTCGCCGAACACCCTCACGGGGTCCTTGCCGAGGTCTTCCATCAGCACGACCTTCACCTGTTGTTGGCCGAAGCGATCGTAGAAGCGTTCGACTTGTTCGGCGAAGCGAGCGTTGTGCCGGTAGAGCAGCTGGCCCGGGTAGTGGGCGGCGTCGGGGATCCGCTCGCCCGCCGCGCGATCGGGCTCCGCCTCGAGGGCGTCCTCGAACCTGTGGAGGTCCTCGTTGCAGGAGCCGACGAACTGTCGGTGCAGCGAGAACATGAAGTCGATCGGGTTCCGGAGCGAGATCAGCACCTTCGCTTCCGGCGCGTACTCGTGGATCCGCTCCGCGGCGAGGCGCGACACCAGGTAGGAGGGCGAAGCCTCGCCGATCACCCGCTTGCCTTCCGCTTCATCGAACAGCCGGTGGTAGGCCTCCGGGTCGCGGACGCAGAACCGAGCCGCCGCGGGCAGGTCGGTGTCGAAGAAGCGGGGCTCCTTCGGCGTGCTCATGAAGACCTCGGGGTGCTGCCGCAGGTAGGCGTGCAGCGAGGTCGTCCCGCACTTCGCGGCGCCGGCGATGAAGAAGTTGGGGCGGGGCATCAGCGGGCGGGCTTACTCTTGTGTGGCGATGAATCGGGAACTCCTATCATGCACGCTGCGTCTCTCGTGGCAAAAGGGCCGCTCCGCATCCGCTTTCCCCCGGCTGCATTAGGCGCCCAATCGCCCCGCACCCCTACATCCCGTGCAACCGGCGCAAATGTGGCCTTGGGGGAAAGACGTAGCCGTGGGTCGCGACGGGTTCGGAAGCTAAGCTATCAAGCATCCTAAGAGTGCCCCTCAGCCAGTGCCGAGCCCGATCGGCCGAGAGGACGGCGCCCGCCGCTAGTGAGTTGAAGACCCGAGCATGCTGCCCCCACTCATCACGTTGATCGCCACCGCGGGGGGGAACGCGGACCTGCGGGACACCCTGCGATCGTTGGCGGCGTGTGATCTCCCCGAGGGGTATCGCAAAACGATCGTCATCGAGAACGGCGGCCGCCAAGGCGCCGAGGAGATCGTCACCGAGACGCAAGGCGAACACCCGCACTTGGCGTGCGAGTACCAGTTCGCGGAGCGGCCCAACAAGAGCAACGCCCTCAACGAGTGCCTCGCGACGCTCGACGAGAACTTCTTGCTCTTCATGACCGACGACGACATCGAGTTCGATCCGCGGGTCCTCACCGAGTTCTCAGAAGCCGCCCGCGAATCGGGCGAGCACGTTGTGTACGGCGGCATGCTCAAGGTTCGGTCAACGGGCGAGGCCCCTGAGGAGCTGCAAGAGTTCTTGCCGATCTCGGCGACGGGCTTCCCTCGGCGTGAGTACCGCGACGGGCAGGACTTCTTGGGCGCCAACTGGGCCGCCTTCGCCGAAGACCTCAAAGCGATCGGGGGGTTCGATCCTCGTTTCGGACCTGGCAGTCCGCACACGGCGACCGGCCAGGAGAGCGAGATGATGCGTCAGCTCCGCCGACGGGGGATGCGTTTCCAGTACGTTCCCGGCGCGGTTGTTTGGCACCAGTTCGACGCATCCGGTTACTCGCTCGATTTCTTGAGCCGCCGCAGCTTTCGCAACGGGGTCGAGCACGGCCAGCGGCTGTGGCTTCGGCGGGCCGAAGGCGAGCAGACGCCCTGGCGGTGGGACTTGGCAAAGTCGCGTGTGTATAGCACGCTCCTACCGCTGGTGACCCTCGTGACGCAGGCCCTCGCCCCCAAGCGGCTGCACGCCCGACTCATCGCCGCCCTGAACGCCGGCCGCGGACGCCTGGAGGGCTGGAACGCCCTGAAGAACGAAACCCAGCGAAACGATTAGCCCCTCCCGATAAGCCATGACCCAGCACCACCAGCAACTCCAGCAGAAAATCGAGGACCGGACCGCGATCATCGGGATCGTCGGCCTCGGCTACGTCGGCCTGCCCCTCGCCGAGGCCTCGGTGGCCGCCGGCTACGGCGTGCTGGGGTTTGATATCGATCCGACCAAGGTCGCCGCTTTGGAGCGGGGCGACACCTACCTGAAGCACCTGCCGAGCGAGTGGTTGAAGCCCGCGGTCGACGCGGGGTCGTTGCGGGTCACGGCGGACATGAACCGGCTCGACGAGCCGGACGTGATCATCCTCTGCGTGCCCACGCCGGTCACCAAGAGCCGTGACCCGGACCTGTCGTACATCGAGTCGACCTCGGCCGACGTCGCCAAGCGGCTGCGTCCCGGTCAGTTGGTCTCGCTCGAGAGCACGACTTACCCGGGCACGACTCGGGACGTCGTCGTGCCGATCCTTGAGAGGTCTGGCCTCAAGCCCGAGGTCGATTTCTTCGTCGGCTACAGCCCCGAACGCGAGGACCCGGGCAACAAGTCGTTCAAGGCCCGCAACATCCCCAAGCTGGTTGGCGGGATCGGGCCGCACAGCTCGTCGCTCGCCAACGCCGCCTACAGCCGGATCGTCTCTGAGACGGTGCCCGTCAGCAGCTGCGAAGTCGCCGAGGCGGCGAAGATCCTAGAGAACACCTATCGCGCGGTGAACATCGCCCTGGTGAACGAGCTCAAGGTTCTCTTCGCCAAGCTCGGCATCGATGTCTGGGAAGTGGTCGAAGCGGCGAAAACCAAACCGTTCGGCTTCCAAGCGTTCTACCCCGGGCCCGGTCTAGGGGGGCACTGTATCCCCGTCGACCCGTTCTACCTGAGTTGGCTCGCGAAGCGGAACGATGTCAGCGCCCACTTCATCGAGCTCGCGGGCGAGGTGAACCGGAAGATGCCTCGGTACGTTGTCGATCGCGTCGCCGAGGCGCTCAACGAGAACGGCAAGCCGGTGCGGGGCAGCAAGGTGCTCTTGCTCGGTCTGGCCTACAAGAAGGACGTGGACGACACGCGAGAGAGCCCCTCCTTCGAGCTGTTCGAGCAGCTCCGCCAGCGGGGAGCCGAGATTGCGTTCAGCGACCCGCACGTCGCCTCGATCCCCGCCAAGCGAGACTACGATCTGCCGGCCCAGGAGAGCGTCGAGCTGACGCCCGAGACCTTGGCGGCGCAAGACTGTGTGCTGATCGCCACCGACCACACTAAGTACGACTACGAGCTGATCGCGAAGCACGCCCCGTTGATCGTAGACACGCGCAACGCGCTCGCCGGTGTCGAAGGGGCCGAAGGCAAGGTGTGGAAGGCGTGAGCGGATCGGACACCAAACCGAACCGGGTGATCTTGGTGCAGCCGACGCTGCCCAAGTACCGGGTGCCGGTCTACCGCGGGTTCGCCGAACGGCCGCAGATCGATCTGCGGCTCTGGTTCGGCAACCACACGCAGCTCAAGAACGCCGAGCCCGAGGGCTTCGACGGGGAGTTGCGACCGATGCGACAATGGGTCCTCGGCAGCCAGGAGGCGATGTGGCACCAGGCGCAGCTCGACGCCGCTCGTGACCCCGACGCCGACGCGATCATCCTTTCTTGGAGCTCGAGGTATCTCTCGCTCGGGCCCGCTCTCCGCACCGCGAAGCGCCGCGGCCTGCCCGTGGTGCTCTGGGGGCACGGCTACTCGCGCAGCGAGTCTCCCTGGCGCGTTTGGGCCCGCAATCGGCTCGCGAGTATGGCCGGCGCGTTGTTGTTCTACGACGACCAAACGGCCCAGGCCGCCATCGACAGCGGCTGGGACGCCGACCGGGTCTTCGTGGCGCCCAACGCCATCGATCAAACCCCGATCGCCGCCGCCCGCGAGGCGTGGCGAGCCGATCCTGAGCGGCTCGAACGATTTCGCGCCGACGAGGGTTTGAACGATCGCGATTTGCTGCTCTACGTCAGCCGGCTGTCGGAGAAGGCGGAGATCCCACTCCTTTTGGAGGCGGTCGACAAGCTCCGCCGCCGCCGTCCCCAACTGCTGCTAGCCCTGATCGGCGACGGCGAGATGCAGGAAGAGCTCGAGCGGCGGATCCCTCAGCTCGGCTTGCAGGACCATGTGCGGATGGTCGGCCCGATCTACGAACAGGACCGCCTCGCCCCCTGGTTCCTCACCGCCGAGCTCTTCGTTTACCCCACGGCGATCGGCCTGAGTCTGTTGCACGCGATGGGTTACGGGTTGCCGGTCGTGACCGACGACCGGATGGGGGGGCACTTCCCAGAGATCGTCGCGTTCAATCCGGACCCCGATTCGCCCGACGCGAACGGCGCCACCTATCGGGCGGGCGACACCGATTCGTTCGCCGACACGCTCGAAGCTCTCTTGGACGACCCCGCTCGACGAAAGGCCCTTTCCGCCGGGGGCATCCGGACGGTGGAGCAGCGTTACAACGTCCCGGCGATGGTCGATGGGATGGTCGCCGCGGTGGAGCGGGCGCTCCACTAGCACCTTGTGGGAACCGAACTCGCGATCGACGCGTCTCAGCCGTCGCGACCGCTACGACCCCACGCCCGGGGCGCAGCAAAGCTGAGCTACACTAGGGAGTCTCCAGATTCTCCCCCCAGCTAGCGACCGCCCGACGAGTCAGATCGATGGACCCCAACGACCGCGTGCTGCTGGCCTTTAGCTACAGCTTCATCCTTGTGATGGGGCTCTTGCTGGTGGTGCCCGTCCTCCGCCGGCAGCGCGACGTTTTCTGCGCGTGGAACCTGTACCTGCTCGGGACGATCGTCTTCGGCGGGCTGTCGGGGATCAACTGTGTCACGATCGATCACTACCTGCCGAACTACAAGTCGGCGGACTACAACAAGTTCTATCTCGGCGTGGCGGTGTTCTACCCCACGATCATCGCGACGTACCATTTCTTCCGGTGGCCACGCAAGCTGGCCGGCAAGAGCCTGTTGAAGTGGCCCGAGCTCAACGCGAGCACCGTCCCGTTGATCGCGCTGCCGCTGGCGGCGGTGGTGGTCGCCCAGGTCATGCCGATCCCCATCCCCGGGGTTCATCAGTTCCTGTCCCAAGCCGCCCTGTCGGCGCCGGTGCTGGCCCTGGCCTGCGCCTTCATCGTGTGGAGTCGCTCGCCGAGCAACGTCTTCATGCTGCTCCTGGTGCTGATCGTGTTCGGCGCCGCGGTCTTCGGGGCGACGTCCAGCGGCACGTCACGGCGCTACCTGGTCGGCGTGCTCGCCACGGCCCCGGTTTGCCTGTACTGGACTTGGCTGCGGTACAAGCCGACCCCATACATCCTAGGCACACTCCTCGCCGCGGCGGCGATCGCGTTCCCGGTGATGATGGGTTACACGATGATCCGTCACCTGATCAAGCAGAACGTGGAGAGCTCGTCGCAGCGGTTTAGCAACTTGCTCAACGAGCTTCCCAAGGCGGTCCAATCGGGCGGTTCTAGCGAGGGGCTGATGGGGCAGGACTCGGTCGAGGCCGCGATCATGTGCATCCATCTGCTCAACAATGGATCGGGCGCCCTCGAGGTCGACCACTTCTTCACGCCGAAGTGGGTCCTCTCAAACCCGATCCCCCGTGCGATCTGGCCGGACAAGCCACGCAGCACCGGGATCGAGCTCGTCCACGCTTCCGGCCTAGCGTCGCGAGGGATGAACTTCAACATCGGCCTCAACGTGATCGGCCAGGCCTATCACGACGGTGGCGTCTGGATGCACTTCCTGTACGCGTTTCTGTTCGGCTCGTTCTTGCGGTTTGTCGACGAGCTGCTGGTGCGCCAGCCGGGCAATCCCTATCTGATCGGCGCGCTGGTCGCCATGAGCGGACAGCTCATCGCCTGGACACGAGGCGGCATCGACGTGATGAGCATGCAGATCATTCTGGTTTGCGCGATCACGGTCTTCGTCGGTTGGGCCGGCAAGATCGTGCTCGGCGTGGGGCTGCACTATCCCCGCACCGACCACCTTGTCGATTACCCCGTGCTGCGATCCCCCGCGGACCGTGATCGGTGGTTGCGGTCGATCGGTGGAGCCGTGCCCAGTTTCACCCGCGGGCAAGCGCCCGCGGGTTAGCCGCTGGTACAGTCTTAGGACCCAGCCTGAGGCCTAGCTCGCCTTGCGCTCACCGCGGTAGAGCTGCGGGTTGAGCGTCGGGTCGTTGTACATCTTCATCTGGCGGTAGACGCACAGACGCTTCTTGGCGGAGAAGATGTCGTCGAGCAGCTCGCGGAGCGAGTTCGATAGGTCGCTGCGTTGCAGCACACAACGCTGCCGCTTCGGCTCGACCTTGGCGAGGTGCTCCTCGCTCGCGTCGGGGCGGGCGAGCTCTTCTTCCATGTGGTAGATCCGCAGCGACATGATCGACAGACGGTCGATCGCCGAGCCCGGAGTCTCGGTGTTGAGCGGCGCGTCGTCCGGGGTGGCGACGCCCTGCGAGTCGAGCATCTCGAGCAGCGTCTCGTCGATGCGCTCGATCCAGTCGTTCCGGTTCTGGTTGAAGCCGTCGATGTTGCGCTTCACGACAGCGATCTCGGCGTCGGAGACGTCGGTCCGGCGGGCGATGTCCTCTTCGTGCCACAGCTGGAAGTTGAACTGGTGCTGCTGGCAGATCACGCCCAGCAGACCCGTGTACGGGTTGTCGAGCGGCTCGTCGTGCCAGCGTGCCACCGTGTCAGCGTGCAGTTCGAGGGCTTGGCGGACGATCGTCGCGGCGTCGAGCGGCATCGGAGGACTTCCTTGTCCGAAGGGGGAGTTGTACGGGGCCGAGACCGTACTCGGTTTCTCCCCCGTCGGGCAAGACGAGTGCGCCGCTAGCCCCGCGGGGGCGTCCCCTTCCCCTCGGCGAGGTGTTCGCCGCGACCGCTGGCGTGCTGCTCAGCATCGGGCAGATCGGCCACGGTCTTCGCCCGATGGGCCTCGAACAGCTTGCGGAGCAACGGGCGGCACCATCCGCAGCCGGTCCCGGCGCCGTAGCAATCTGCTAGCTGTGACGGCGCCTGGGGGCGTTCGTTGCGCAAGTAGTTCTCCACCTTCCGCCGGCTGACGTGGAAGCAGAGACAGAGCTCGTCATCGGGCTGCATCGGTCGGTGGTCTCCCCTTAGGCCCCGGTGGCCAATCGCCAAGCGACCCGGCGGGCGAGCTGGAATTCGGCCAGGTCGAGCGTCTCGTTCACGGTGTGGATGTCGTGTTGGCCGTTGCCGATCGTCACGCACGGCATGCCGTGGTGGGTGATCCAATTCGCGTCGAGTCCGCCGTTGGTGACCCCGATCTCGGGCTCCTCGCCAAGGGCACGCAACGCCTTGCGCGCGGCGGTGAGTGACGGGTCCTCGGTGGGCAGGCGGAAGGACTCGTAGTTCAGGTTCCCGCTGAAGCGGACCGAGCCCCGACGGCCTTCGCTGCTCACGACGCGCTCGACGGCGCGGTGGAACGCGGTTTCGAGCGCCCTGACGATCTCTGCCCGGAAAGCCGGGTCGTGGCTGCGGGCCTCGACGTGCAGACGCGCCCGCTCGGCGACGACGTTCGTGGCGACCCCCGCCTCGATCACGCCGAAGTTGGTTGTGCCGGTCTTGCCATGCTTCTCGACGAGCCCGTGCCAGCCGTTTTCTACCAGGTCGGCGACCCCGAGCGCCGCGATCGCCGCCGCGCTGACCCCCTTCTCGGGCGCCATGCCGGCGTGGCTCGGGTGGCCGTCGATCTCGATCCAAATGCGGTCGCAGCCGGTGGCGCCGATGACGAGCTTCGCGGGCGAGCCCCCGTCCAGGTTGAACGCCAACGCCGGTTCGCCCAGCATCGAGACCTCGACGTTCCGCGCCCCGTTGATGCCCCCTTCCTCTTGCACCGTCCAGAGGAAGGTGATCGGCGGGTGCGGCGCACCGCTGCGCAGCAACGCCAACGCCGTGGTTAGTAGCACGGCGGTCCCCGCGCGATCGTCCGCGCCGAGGCCCGTCGTCGGGTCGGCCGAGTGGACGATTCCGTCGCGCACTTCGGGGCGGCTGCCCACGCAGACGGGCACCGTGTCCGTGTGCGCCAGCAACAACCGGCGGGGGCCCTCGATCGTGCCGGGCAGACGGAGCACGCCGTTGCCGATCCCGCCGCCCAACTCGCTGCGTGTCTCCGCCCCGTCGAACTCGATCGGCGGAGCGCCCGCCTTCGCGAGCTTCTCGCCAAGGAAATCCATGACCGCCCGCTCCTCCCCGCCGCTCCCCGGGATCGCCATCAGCTGGAGGACGAGATCGATCGCCTCCTGGTCGGAGACCTCAGGAACGTGGGGCGTTGTCATGGCGGTCGGTTGGGTCTTGGGTCAGTCTTCGGCCGGCTTGTCGGGCGCGTCGGCTTTCGGTTCGTTCTCGCGCAGGCGCCCCGCGTCGCGGAGCGCCCTGCGGAGGACGTAGTCTAACTGACCGTTGACGCTCCGCAGCTCGTCGTCGGCCCAACGGCGCAACGCCGCCAGGACTTTCGGGTCGGTGCGGAGGAGGAAGGATTCGCGAGCCACTTCTCGTGCCTGCCTATCTGCCCGGGGACCAACGGATCAGTTGTGGAGCGTGCCCGTGTTCACGACCGGCTGGGTGTGCCGGTCGCTGCAGAGCACCACGAGCAGGTTCGACACCATCGACGCGCGGCTCTCATCGTCGAGCTCCACAACCTTCTTGTTAGACAGTTCGTCGAGCGCCATCTCAACCATGCCGACCGCTCCCTCGACGATCTGCGTGCGCGCCGCGACCACGGCCTGGGCCTGCTGGCGTTGCAGCATCGCGGCGGCGATCTCCGGCGCGTAGGCCAGATGGCTGATGCGGGCCTCGATCACTTCGACACCCGCCTTGCCGAGCCGCTCCTGGATGTCCGCTTTGAGCTGCTCGCTCACTTCGGTCGTGCTACCCCGGAGCGAGGTCTCGTGGTCCGGGCTGTCGTACGGATGCCGGCTCGCGAGGTTGCGGAGCGCCGCCTCGCACTGCACGGCGACGTAGTGCTCGTAGTCGTCGACCTCGAAGAGCGCTTCGGCCGTGTCGACCACCTTCCAGACGACGACCGCCGAGATCTCGATCGGGTTGCCGTCGCGGTCGTTGACCTTCGACGGCCTGCCGCCACTCTGCACCTTGTGCTGGGTGATGTTGCCGGCGGCGTCCTTCACTTCGGGCTGGTTCGTCGAGCCGGTCTCGAAGTTCCGCACGCGGAGCGAGACCTTCTTGCTCGTGTAGAACGGGTTCACCCAGTAGAAGCCCGACTCGTTGATCGTGCCGATGTACTTGCCGAATAGCAGCAGGGTCCGCGAGTCGTTCGGGGCGACCGCCTTGAAGCCGATAACGGTCAGAACCGTCGCCAGGATCAGCCCGACCGCCAGGACGATCGCCACGGGATGAACCGACTCGGTGGCGACCCCCACGATGGTCAGCACGGCCCCGATCGGCATCGCGAGACAGCACAACAGGGCGAACCAGCCCGATATCGGATGGATGATCTTCTCTTGGATCATGGCGGCAGACTCCTCTCGAATAGGGGGTGAGCTAGCGTAATGATATCACTTCGCTATCTCGGAGGGCAAATTGCCGTCGTGGGTTCGGATTTCCCCAAGAAAGGCCTCCCAGTGGTCACGAACCCGGCCCC
It encodes the following:
- the tuaB gene encoding Teichuronic acid biosynthesis protein TuaB, whose translation is MQAGPRLPATDYFSHERARQDLMRKTVRGGAAAGVAQVAGIVIQVISIPILSRLLGPDDFGVVNMAVIFTGFGQLLIDSGFASATVQRDDLTRQQASNLFWIATAAGVSLAAMLSALSVPISWWFAREEVAAIIVALSLPFVLAGMTIQHQALLRRNMRFGELAMIRIGGVLLSQSVTIGCAYAWRSYWALVVGQITLAAFSMLATWCFCRWRPGLPARGAGTRSLVEFGANLTLAKFINYLTRTADRALIGSFIDAATLGFYDRAFKCLLFPVQNINGPSTSVMVPALSRLKEQPERYSKAYLTALTALATVVTPLVTVAAIDSERLIPLILGDLWRPSIPIFQALIPAAYLAVFSSVFSWIYVSQGRGVDQVRWQIINGVATLAGVVCGLRWGAVGVAWGFSASRLIVMPIGFWLSFRGAPMTIPELLQAIRPVALSALTAAGAGLNAKAWAPERFALSSWGSTLMLAALTVGVFLATAQALGLPKRVLTVLRRK
- a CDS encoding Sulfotransferase domain protein; amino-acid sequence: MPRPNFFIAGAAKCGTTSLHAYLRQHPEVFMSTPKEPRFFDTDLPAAARFCVRDPEAYHRLFDEAEGKRVIGEASPSYLVSRLAAERIHEYAPEAKVLISLRNPIDFMFSLHRQFVGSCNEDLHRFEDALEAEPDRAAGERIPDAAHYPGQLLYRHNARFAEQVERFYDRFGQQQVKVVLMEDLGKDPVRVFGEVLRFLGLPESDGVDLSARNAGETKRLRNFRVRALMKKHAWLDRCIRSLPVSVGTAISDLMVRFSGEQVDARTKMAPETRRRLTEEFVPEIDRLSKLIGRDLDSWKEGNA
- a CDS encoding Glycosyl transferase family 2, with amino-acid sequence MLPPLITLIATAGGNADLRDTLRSLAACDLPEGYRKTIVIENGGRQGAEEIVTETQGEHPHLACEYQFAERPNKSNALNECLATLDENFLLFMTDDDIEFDPRVLTEFSEAARESGEHVVYGGMLKVRSTGEAPEELQEFLPISATGFPRREYRDGQDFLGANWAAFAEDLKAIGGFDPRFGPGSPHTATGQESEMMRQLRRRGMRFQYVPGAVVWHQFDASGYSLDFLSRRSFRNGVEHGQRLWLRRAEGEQTPWRWDLAKSRVYSTLLPLVTLVTQALAPKRLHARLIAALNAGRGRLEGWNALKNETQRND
- the wbpA gene encoding UDP-N-acetyl-D-glucosamine 6-dehydrogenase, with the translated sequence MTQHHQQLQQKIEDRTAIIGIVGLGYVGLPLAEASVAAGYGVLGFDIDPTKVAALERGDTYLKHLPSEWLKPAVDAGSLRVTADMNRLDEPDVIILCVPTPVTKSRDPDLSYIESTSADVAKRLRPGQLVSLESTTYPGTTRDVVVPILERSGLKPEVDFFVGYSPEREDPGNKSFKARNIPKLVGGIGPHSSSLANAAYSRIVSETVPVSSCEVAEAAKILENTYRAVNIALVNELKVLFAKLGIDVWEVVEAAKTKPFGFQAFYPGPGLGGHCIPVDPFYLSWLAKRNDVSAHFIELAGEVNRKMPRYVVDRVAEALNENGKPVRGSKVLLLGLAYKKDVDDTRESPSFELFEQLRQRGAEIAFSDPHVASIPAKRDYDLPAQESVELTPETLAAQDCVLIATDHTKYDYELIAKHAPLIVDTRNALAGVEGAEGKVWKA
- the pimB_1 gene encoding GDP-mannose-dependent alpha-(1-6)-phosphatidylinositol monomannoside mannosyltransferase; this encodes MSGSDTKPNRVILVQPTLPKYRVPVYRGFAERPQIDLRLWFGNHTQLKNAEPEGFDGELRPMRQWVLGSQEAMWHQAQLDAARDPDADAIILSWSSRYLSLGPALRTAKRRGLPVVLWGHGYSRSESPWRVWARNRLASMAGALLFYDDQTAQAAIDSGWDADRVFVAPNAIDQTPIAAAREAWRADPERLERFRADEGLNDRDLLLYVSRLSEKAEIPLLLEAVDKLRRRRPQLLLALIGDGEMQEELERRIPQLGLQDHVRMVGPIYEQDRLAPWFLTAELFVYPTAIGLSLLHAMGYGLPVVTDDRMGGHFPEIVAFNPDPDSPDANGATYRAGDTDSFADTLEALLDDPARRKALSAGGIRTVEQRYNVPAMVDGMVAAVERALH
- a CDS encoding BFD-like [2Fe-2S] binding domain protein; this encodes MQPDDELCLCFHVSRRKVENYLRNERPQAPSQLADCYGAGTGCGWCRPLLRKLFEAHRAKTVADLPDAEQHASGRGEHLAEGKGTPPRG
- the cpg2 gene encoding Carboxypeptidase G2 precursor, producing MTTPHVPEVSDQEAIDLVLQLMAIPGSGGEERAVMDFLGEKLAKAGAPPIEFDGAETRSELGGGIGNGVLRLPGTIEGPRRLLLAHTDTVPVCVGSRPEVRDGIVHSADPTTGLGADDRAGTAVLLTTALALLRSGAPHPPITFLWTVQEEGGINGARNVEVSMLGEPALAFNLDGGSPAKLVIGATGCDRIWIEIDGHPSHAGMAPEKGVSAAAIAALGVADLVENGWHGLVEKHGKTGTTNFGVIEAGVATNVVAERARLHVEARSHDPAFRAEIVRALETAFHRAVERVVSSEGRRGSVRFSGNLNYESFRLPTEDPSLTAARKALRALGEEPEIGVTNGGLDANWITHHGMPCVTIGNGQHDIHTVNETLDLAEFQLARRVAWRLATGA
- a CDS encoding SPFH domain / Band 7 family protein: MIQEKIIHPISGWFALLCCLAMPIGAVLTIVGVATESVHPVAIVLAVGLILATVLTVIGFKAVAPNDSRTLLLFGKYIGTINESGFYWVNPFYTSKKVSLRVRNFETGSTNQPEVKDAAGNITQHKVQSGGRPSKVNDRDGNPIEISAVVVWKVVDTAEALFEVDDYEHYVAVQCEAALRNLASRHPYDSPDHETSLRGSTTEVSEQLKADIQERLGKAGVEVIEARISHLAYAPEIAAAMLQRQQAQAVVAARTQIVEGAVGMVEMALDELSNKKVVELDDESRASMVSNLLVVLCSDRHTQPVVNTGTLHN